TCGAGAAAGGCGTAGTTCATCGTCGCGTCGGAGAAGGTTCCCGTTATGCCGCCCGCCGCGGTCAGGATCGAATAGGTGGTGAAGGGATCGACGTCCGATGCGGCGTTGATTTGCACCGTTCCGCCATTGAGCGTTGCGGTACCGGTTGCGGCGATGAGATCATGCGCGCCTGAAGCCGCGATATCCACGACATAGGTTGAACCGGCGGCGAACGCGACATCGCCGTTGACGGTGAGCGTTCCCGGCGAGTAGCCGGGCGAGACCGTGCCGCCGGCATTCACGACGAGGCCGCCGACCGAGCCGGTGCCGCTGAGAACGCCGCCATTCACCGTGAAGACCGCCGCGGAGGCGGCGCCGCTCGCAAGTTGCAACGTGCCTTGATCGATGGTGGCTGAGCCAGTCAGGCTGCCGCCGCTCCCCGACAGGACCCAGAGGCCGGAGCCGGATTTCGTCAAATTGCTGAAGCCTTCATAGGTGCCGGTGTCACTGACATCGCCGAGGTTCAGCGTGCCGCTCGCCTCGCCGGTGATTTCAAGCATGTTGCCAGAGCTTTCGTTCGTCACATTGCCGACCAGGGTCGATGTGTCGGACATCACGAATCGGTTGCTGCCGGCTCCCATGGCGACCGCCACGCCGTCGGCCGAGCCGGCCGAAATCGTGCCGTAATTGGCGACCGTCGTATCACCGTCGCCGCTGGCCACCGCTGTGGCGCCGGTCGTTGCCAGAGTCCCGTAGTTGACGAGGCCGTTCGTCTCGCCGTCCATCCAGACTGCGAGATCTGTCGCGGAAACGCCGCCATAGTTGGTAATCGAGATGGCGCCTAGCGTCATGCTGGTCTCGGCCGACGTGTAGCCGGAGGCGAAGCCGCTATCGGCCGAGATGCCGGTGGCGGCAGTGACGAAGCCGTTGTTGACGATCGTGATGTCACCCTCGGGCGTCTCGGCGCGCAGGCCGGCGTCCCGGCCGGCGGTCACGAGGCCGGACGTGTCGTTGGTGATCTCGATGTCACCGGAAATGACGGCGGTGGCGCGAAGCGCATTGTAGCCTTGGGCGGCCTTGAGCGCAGCATGGCCTGCGTCGAGAGCGGGATCTCCGTCGGCGGTGACGAGGCCGTTATTGTAGACGGTAGAATCACCCGTCTCGGTAGATGCGAAGATGGCGTTGTCGTTCCCGGAGGTCACGACGCCGTAGTTGCTGATGCTGGCATCGCCATTCGCCGACCAGGCGATCAGTCCCTGCTGGAAGTACGCCTTGACGGTTCCCTGGTTCACAATCTCGGCAAGGCCGAAATAGTCGATCACGCGGATGCCGGCCGTCATGGCCAGGATGGTGCCGGACAGGGTGTTGGTCACCGAGACGGTCTGCATCGCGCCATCCGTCTCGCCGCGATAATTGCCGTCGGCATAGATGCCGCGGGCCGTCGAATTGACGAAGCCGGAGTTGACGATGGTGACGCCGCCGAGATTGGTCGCGGCGTCGATGGCCGCGCTTCCGGGGTAGGACGTCGGTCCCTCCCAGTGGATCATCCCGGCATTGTTGATCGAGATGTTGCCGGCGTAGTCGTTACGGACCCAGATCGTACCGAAACCGCTGGCCGCCGAGGCGCGGACTGTGCTGTCGATCGTCACATCGGCATTGACGGTCACCGGGATGACCTGGGCCGACGGATCGGTGCCGAACTGCATGATCAGGGCGCTGTAGTTCGAATTGCTCAGTACCGTGCTGCCGGTAAGCCAGACCGTCTGGTCATAGGTGCCGGCGGTCTGCGGCGAGGCATAGCCGACAGAAACCGTGCCGACGCCGTCGACCGTCAGCGACCCGGCGCCTGGCGTCATCGAGACGCCAACGCCGGACGAATCGCATTGAACGAGCGTCGTCGTGCCAGTCACCGTGCAAGCCGCTTCGGCGGGACGTGCTGTGGCAGCCGACAGCATCAGCCCGCCTCCCAAGAGGCCGGGCAGGGCCGCGCTCGTCAGCAGAAGCCGCCGCAAGGGCCGGCTCCGACGCCGCCCTCTTTTGCCGTTTGCCTCTGTCTCGCCGCCGAAATGAGACCCCGCCTGACAACCCACTGACATAACGCCCCCGGAATGAATATCGAGTTGGCGTCGTATTGTTGGTCCAGACAAACGGGAGACGAGGCGAGCAGGCGCGGCTCCCCCGATTCCCATCGCATAGCCCCCAATGCGACTTCCTTCAAAACCTAGCGGCTCAACCGCCGGTCTATCTATCGAAGAAATGACGACAGGAGCGTTGCAGGACGACTCGTGTCAAAGTTGCAACAGAAGCGACGAGTTGGAGGCCTACCGGATCGCCTTCAGCAAGGCGGTGTCGGGAAAGCATGTCGCGTTGTGGCCGTTGGCCTGCTGCCACTCGCCGATCGCTATGCGCGTCTTGTAGCCGACGAGGCCATCGGGATTGCCGACATCGACGCCGCGTGCCTGAAGGCGCTTTTGCATGGCGCGCACGTCGGAGCGCTTGAAGCCGCCCACATCGCCCCAGGCTCCTGCAATTGCCGAGCCGCCACGGATGCGGTCGGCGAGGTGGCCGATGAAAAGGGCGTAGAGGTCCGAATTGTTGTAGGTTTTCAGGATGTAGAAGTTCTTCGAGACGATAAAGGCCGGGCCGTAGCGGCCGGCCGGCATCATCAGATGGCCGATGCGTTTGGCGTTTTTGCCCGCGAGTGGCTTGCCGTCGAGGGTGCGGATGCCCATCGCCTCCCAGGCGCCAAGTGGCTTGCCTTGGTCCGGGCCTTCGAGGCTGCAGGATACGCTGTCGGGCAGGCTTACCTCGACGCCCCAGGCCGCGCCCGCTTCCCAACCATTCTGCTTGAGATAGTTGGCGATCGAAGCGAGCACGTCCGGTACCGATTCCCAGATATCGCGCCGGCCGTCGCCGTCGAAATCAACCGCCGTAGTCAGATATTTGGTCGGCAGGAACTGCGGCTGGCCAAGGGCACCGGCCCAGGAACTGCGCATCTCCGACAGCGGGATGTGGTCGCCCTCGAGGATCTGCAAGGCCGCGATCAGCTCGGGATAGAAATTCGCCTTGCGCGCGCCCATGAACGCTTCGGTCGCCAGCGTGCGGATCGCCGAATAGGGGATCTTCGCGGCGCCATAGCCGGATTCTCGACCCCAGATCGCGACCAGGATCGAGGCGGGAACGCCGTAGCGCTTCTCGATCGCCGACAGCGTCTTGGACCATTGTTGGTAGCGGGCGCGGCCCGCATTGGTCAGTCCTGCGAGCTTCGCCTCGTTGAAATAGCGCG
This window of the Kaistia algarum genome carries:
- a CDS encoding autotransporter outer membrane beta-barrel domain-containing protein, which translates into the protein MRRLLLTSAALPGLLGGGLMLSAATARPAEAACTVTGTTTLVQCDSSGVGVSMTPGAGSLTVDGVGTVSVGYASPQTAGTYDQTVWLTGSTVLSNSNYSALIMQFGTDPSAQVIPVTVNADVTIDSTVRASAASGFGTIWVRNDYAGNISINNAGMIHWEGPTSYPGSAAIDAATNLGGVTIVNSGFVNSTARGIYADGNYRGETDGAMQTVSVTNTLSGTILAMTAGIRVIDYFGLAEIVNQGTVKAYFQQGLIAWSANGDASISNYGVVTSGNDNAIFASTETGDSTVYNNGLVTADGDPALDAGHAALKAAQGYNALRATAVISGDIEITNDTSGLVTAGRDAGLRAETPEGDITIVNNGFVTAATGISADSGFASGYTSAETSMTLGAISITNYGGVSATDLAVWMDGETNGLVNYGTLATTGATAVASGDGDTTVANYGTISAGSADGVAVAMGAGSNRFVMSDTSTLVGNVTNESSGNMLEITGEASGTLNLGDVSDTGTYEGFSNLTKSGSGLWVLSGSGGSLTGSATIDQGTLQLASGAASAAVFTVNGGVLSGTGSVGGLVVNAGGTVSPGYSPGTLTVNGDVAFAAGSTYVVDIAASGAHDLIAATGTATLNGGTVQINAASDVDPFTTYSILTAAGGITGTFSDATMNYAFLDPTLTYDANNVYLKLVRNVVAFASLAKTPNQQGVAGSAESLGFGNPVYDAVLQLTAMQALGAFDALSGEAYASAASIIAQDSIFLRQAVGARVWQGLAGSASAAGDGPTAAKLGAATGLTVWGQGYGAWGDVDGDGNAASVSRDIGGFFAGVDGAVADGVRLGVVGGYGRSTFSIDDRASSGDIDTYDLGAYGGARIGGLGLLGAATYSWNDVSMGRTVAFPGYLGANSSSFDVGTTQIFGEANWRFDLTPNGSESAYGKTWLEPFVSPAYVNLSSGDITETGSTSALIGSTDGEDLFYVTLGARAATTIKLANAAILTPRVSLAWQHAFGDVNPTASLAFASGSLPFAVSGVPIAQDTAVIGAGIDYGFNETLSAGLSYNGQFGDGLQDNAVKGTLNVRF
- a CDS encoding lytic murein transglycosylase, with amino-acid sequence MRLLASLALLIPLLLPVAAHAQNAAVEQSFQRWLAAKVKPDARNAGVSDATIAAAFAGLTLDWKLPDLAPPGAPPGREEPQRQAEFSGPARYFNEAKLAGLTNAGRARYQQWSKTLSAIEKRYGVPASILVAIWGRESGYGAAKIPYSAIRTLATEAFMGARKANFYPELIAALQILEGDHIPLSEMRSSWAGALGQPQFLPTKYLTTAVDFDGDGRRDIWESVPDVLASIANYLKQNGWEAGAAWGVEVSLPDSVSCSLEGPDQGKPLGAWEAMGIRTLDGKPLAGKNAKRIGHLMMPAGRYGPAFIVSKNFYILKTYNNSDLYALFIGHLADRIRGGSAIAGAWGDVGGFKRSDVRAMQKRLQARGVDVGNPDGLVGYKTRIAIGEWQQANGHNATCFPDTALLKAIR